The proteins below come from a single Anderseniella sp. Alg231-50 genomic window:
- a CDS encoding ATP-binding cassette domain-containing protein, whose translation MNDPVLSVRNLSKSFGGLKAVSDVSFDLAKGELLALIGPNGAGKTTCFNMLNGQLRADAGQVRLNGTSILGLNPRRVWRMGVGRTFQITATYASMTVRENVQMALISHHRRTWDIWRPASGLHVDEAMQLLALVGMREQAERAAAILAYGDLKRLELAIALAHAPELLLMDEPTAGMAPKERVRLMQLTADIVAERGISVLFTEHDMDVVFAHAHRIMVLNRGELIASGSVDDVRNDARVQEVYLGGGTLFEGQAHG comes from the coding sequence ATGAACGATCCCGTCCTCAGTGTCCGCAATCTGTCCAAGTCCTTTGGCGGCCTGAAGGCCGTATCGGATGTTTCCTTCGATCTGGCGAAAGGCGAACTGCTGGCGCTGATCGGGCCGAACGGGGCAGGCAAGACCACATGTTTCAACATGCTCAACGGGCAATTGCGGGCCGATGCCGGCCAGGTCAGGCTCAATGGCACCAGCATTCTGGGTCTGAACCCGAGGCGCGTCTGGCGAATGGGAGTAGGGCGTACCTTCCAGATCACCGCAACCTATGCCTCCATGACAGTGCGAGAAAACGTGCAGATGGCGCTGATCTCGCATCACCGCAGGACCTGGGATATCTGGCGCCCGGCATCCGGTCTGCATGTGGATGAGGCCATGCAGCTTCTTGCCCTTGTAGGTATGCGCGAACAGGCCGAACGGGCTGCCGCAATCCTGGCCTATGGCGACCTGAAACGGCTTGAGCTGGCAATTGCACTGGCCCATGCCCCTGAACTCCTGTTGATGGATGAACCCACTGCCGGCATGGCGCCCAAGGAGCGGGTGCGCCTCATGCAGCTTACCGCCGACATTGTCGCTGAACGCGGCATATCGGTCTTGTTCACCGAGCATGACATGGATGTGGTGTTTGCCCATGCACACCGCATCATGGTGCTCAACCGGGGTGAGCTGATAGCCTCCGGCAGCGTTGATGATGTTCGAAACGATGCTCGCGTGCAGGAGGTTTATCTTGGCGGCGGTACCTTGTTCGAGGGTCAGGCTCATGGCTGA
- a CDS encoding ABC transporter permease subunit codes for MSFYFAQFLTGLSSASSLFLVACGLSLIFGVTRVVNFAHGSFYMLGAYVAYALVQFVPGSILGFWGSVLAAALIVALVGVVVEILILKRIYNAPELYQLVATFGVVLLMQDAILLIFGGDDQFGPRAPGLDSVVRIFGEPIPEYDLVLIALGPIVLGALWLLLNRTRWGVLVRAATLDREMVASLGVNQSWLFTTVFFLGSFLAGLGGALQLPRVSINLLMDLSIIAEAFVVVVIGGMGSIPGAFIAALLIGELNAFGVLVLPQATIVLAFVVMAVVLVIRPYGLLGKAETLAHVAGQVELPIRPASTLAKSIAGLLLVGLVVMPFLAGEFAIVLATDVLIFALFAASLHFIMSNGGMVSFGHAAYFGLGAYGAAFVIKYAGGSMELALLAAPLMAAAGALIFGWFCVRLSGVYMAMLTLAAAQIVWSTAYQWQDLTGGDDGLLGIWPSEWAKSKTAYYYLALVLCGGGILAMRRMIFSPFGYTLRGGRDNPNRTESIGINLRQHQWVALIVAGVFAGIAGGVYVFSKGSIFPDEAAIPRSVDALVMVLLGGVQTLSGPVVGAGVFRLLEDEISRLDYWRAILGAIIISIVVIAPEGIAGFIKKIAVKAGFERNEEQAS; via the coding sequence ATGAGCTTCTATTTCGCCCAGTTCCTGACGGGCCTTTCGAGCGCTTCGTCGCTGTTTCTGGTGGCCTGCGGGCTGTCGCTGATATTCGGCGTCACCCGTGTCGTGAACTTCGCCCACGGCTCGTTTTACATGCTTGGCGCCTATGTCGCCTATGCACTGGTGCAGTTTGTGCCGGGCAGTATTCTGGGCTTCTGGGGATCTGTCCTGGCTGCGGCGCTGATTGTCGCCCTGGTCGGTGTCGTCGTCGAAATCCTGATCCTGAAACGTATTTACAATGCACCGGAACTGTACCAGCTGGTCGCGACATTCGGCGTGGTGCTGCTGATGCAGGATGCCATCCTGCTGATCTTCGGCGGCGATGACCAGTTCGGTCCGCGCGCGCCCGGGCTGGACAGCGTGGTGCGTATTTTCGGCGAACCGATACCTGAATACGACCTGGTGCTGATTGCCCTCGGTCCGATTGTGCTGGGCGCGTTGTGGTTGCTGCTCAACCGCACTCGCTGGGGCGTGCTGGTGCGCGCTGCCACGCTGGATCGCGAAATGGTAGCCAGCCTGGGTGTCAACCAGTCATGGCTGTTCACCACGGTGTTTTTTCTCGGCTCGTTTCTGGCCGGTCTCGGCGGCGCGCTGCAACTGCCGCGAGTATCGATCAACCTGCTGATGGATCTGTCGATTATTGCCGAAGCGTTCGTTGTTGTCGTCATTGGCGGTATGGGCTCCATTCCAGGTGCGTTTATCGCGGCGTTGCTGATTGGTGAACTGAATGCATTTGGTGTCCTGGTGCTGCCCCAGGCGACCATTGTTCTGGCATTTGTCGTCATGGCTGTCGTGCTGGTGATCAGGCCCTATGGCCTGCTCGGAAAGGCCGAAACGCTGGCCCATGTCGCGGGTCAGGTTGAGTTGCCGATCCGGCCTGCAAGCACGCTCGCGAAATCCATTGCCGGATTGTTGCTGGTGGGCCTTGTCGTCATGCCCTTCCTGGCCGGCGAGTTCGCCATTGTACTGGCCACGGACGTGCTGATCTTCGCGCTGTTTGCAGCCAGCCTGCATTTCATCATGAGCAATGGCGGCATGGTGTCGTTTGGCCATGCGGCCTATTTCGGTCTCGGCGCCTATGGCGCGGCATTCGTCATAAAATACGCTGGTGGTTCGATGGAACTGGCGTTGCTGGCGGCGCCACTGATGGCGGCGGCCGGCGCCCTCATATTCGGCTGGTTCTGCGTGCGTTTGTCTGGCGTGTACATGGCCATGCTGACGCTTGCTGCCGCCCAGATCGTATGGTCAACGGCCTACCAGTGGCAGGACCTGACCGGTGGAGACGACGGTTTGCTCGGCATCTGGCCGTCTGAATGGGCCAAATCGAAAACCGCCTATTACTACCTGGCGCTGGTCCTGTGCGGCGGCGGCATCCTTGCCATGCGTCGCATGATCTTCTCACCCTTCGGCTATACGCTCAGGGGCGGACGCGACAATCCCAACCGCACCGAGTCCATCGGTATCAATCTCAGGCAGCACCAATGGGTGGCTTTAATCGTGGCCGGTGTGTTTGCCGGTATCGCCGGCGGCGTTTACGTGTTTTCGAAAGGCTCCATATTTCCTGATGAAGCGGCCATTCCACGCTCGGTTGATGCACTTGTCATGGTGTTGCTGGGCGGTGTCCAGACACTGTCCGGCCCGGTTGTCGGGGCAGGCGTGTTCCGGCTTCTGGAGGACGAGATTTCACGGCTGGATTACTGGCGCGCCATATTGGGCGCCATCATCATCTCAATCGTGGTGATCGCCCCTGAAGGCATTGCCGGGTTCATCAAGAAGATCGCGGTAAAGGCAGGGTTTGAACGCAACGAGGAGCAGGCGTCATGA
- a CDS encoding ABC transporter substrate-binding protein, which yields MKILRYMAGCVLAAGVALTAIAAQAAEPIRIGEINSYSRLPAFLDPYKKGWQLALEEVNAAGGIKGRPLEFVDRDDGGKPGNAVTIAEEMISKEKVTLLTGTFLSHIGLAVTDFAKQNKVFFLAAEPLADAIVWKSGNRYTFRLRPSTTMQAAMLAKEAAKTGAKKWATVAPNYAYGKEAVAAFKKELTKLVPDATFVEEQWPTVFKIDAGPVVRAVEAAKPDGIYNVTFGGDLAQFVREGNLRGTFENRTVVSLLSGEPEYLEPLKGEAPKNWIVTGYPQGAIETPEHKVFFDAYMKKWGEAPKLGSIVGYNVVASLAALLKKADAYDAETLVNTMKGLEVMSPSGKFTFRAQDHQATMGTWVGKTDVKDGAGVMVDWFYADGADYQPSDEDVKSLRPAE from the coding sequence ATGAAAATCTTGAGATACATGGCCGGTTGCGTGCTGGCTGCAGGTGTTGCCCTGACCGCGATTGCGGCGCAGGCGGCAGAACCGATCCGCATTGGCGAGATCAATTCGTATTCACGCCTGCCGGCGTTTCTCGACCCCTACAAGAAGGGGTGGCAACTGGCGCTTGAAGAGGTCAACGCAGCAGGCGGCATCAAGGGCCGTCCGCTTGAATTTGTGGATCGTGATGATGGTGGTAAGCCCGGTAACGCCGTGACCATTGCCGAAGAAATGATCTCGAAAGAGAAGGTGACCCTGCTGACCGGAACCTTCCTGTCCCATATCGGGCTTGCTGTGACCGATTTCGCCAAGCAGAACAAGGTATTCTTCCTGGCAGCAGAGCCGTTGGCCGACGCCATCGTGTGGAAGTCAGGCAATCGCTACACATTCAGATTGCGCCCGTCGACCACCATGCAGGCTGCAATGCTGGCCAAGGAAGCGGCCAAGACAGGGGCAAAGAAGTGGGCAACGGTTGCACCCAACTATGCCTATGGCAAGGAAGCGGTAGCGGCATTCAAGAAAGAACTGACCAAGCTGGTTCCGGACGCTACATTTGTTGAAGAACAGTGGCCGACGGTGTTCAAGATCGATGCCGGTCCCGTGGTGCGCGCTGTGGAGGCGGCCAAGCCGGACGGTATCTACAATGTTACGTTCGGTGGTGATCTTGCGCAGTTCGTTCGTGAGGGAAACCTGCGCGGCACGTTTGAAAACCGCACCGTGGTGTCCCTGTTGTCCGGCGAGCCGGAGTACCTGGAACCTTTGAAGGGTGAGGCGCCCAAGAACTGGATTGTTACCGGTTATCCGCAAGGCGCCATTGAAACACCGGAGCACAAGGTGTTCTTCGATGCCTATATGAAAAAATGGGGCGAAGCACCCAAGCTCGGTTCGATAGTCGGATACAATGTCGTGGCTTCACTGGCTGCGCTGTTGAAGAAGGCCGACGCCTATGACGCCGAAACCCTGGTCAACACCATGAAGGGTCTCGAGGTCATGTCGCCGTCTGGCAAGTTTACGTTCCGGGCACAGGATCACCAGGCTACCATGGGGACATGGGTCGGCAAAACCGATGTCAAGGACGGCGCCGGTGTCATGGTTGACTGGTTCTACGCCGACGGCGCGGACTATCAGCCGTCCGACGAAGACGTCAAGTCACTGCGCCCTGCCGAATAG
- a CDS encoding Rieske 2Fe-2S domain-containing protein: MKFVRNAWYVAGWASEFDRTLRRFTILGDDIVMYRGEAGEVCALRDRCPHRQLPLSKGHLMAGDAIQCGYHGLTFDKAGACIRAPGQDNIPKTSVHAYPVHEKNDIVWIWMGEAKLADPDDIFSLPEFADPQWHAHQGDALHLRSHYLNVAENLVDPAHVSFVHPTTLGNAASEDVPVHADVEGDVIVAWRWIRDAPPVGFFQKFGGFTGNVDRWHYYYLHLPSIAVIDFGSADAALNLPEDKRHEGVRVFALHFLTPVDDTNTIDRWMHLRNVAIEDEKVSESMDAMFRIAFNEDKEILEAIQLEELKPQYHRPVRLAFDKGPNVYRSRIEKLLQAEETGNEGWAQSETG; encoded by the coding sequence ATGAAGTTTGTTCGCAATGCCTGGTATGTCGCCGGCTGGGCGAGTGAATTTGATCGCACACTGCGCCGCTTTACCATTCTGGGTGATGACATTGTCATGTATCGCGGCGAGGCGGGTGAGGTTTGCGCCCTGCGTGACCGGTGCCCGCACCGCCAGCTGCCGTTGTCCAAGGGGCACCTGATGGCCGGTGATGCGATCCAGTGCGGCTACCACGGCCTGACCTTCGACAAGGCAGGCGCCTGCATCCGCGCACCCGGTCAGGACAATATCCCGAAGACATCCGTGCACGCTTATCCGGTGCATGAGAAAAATGACATCGTCTGGATATGGATGGGCGAGGCAAAGCTTGCCGACCCGGATGACATTTTCAGCCTGCCCGAGTTCGCCGACCCGCAATGGCATGCTCATCAGGGCGATGCCCTGCATCTCAGGTCGCACTACCTGAACGTGGCTGAAAACCTGGTTGACCCGGCGCATGTGAGCTTTGTTCACCCGACCACACTGGGCAACGCGGCCAGCGAGGACGTGCCGGTACACGCAGATGTAGAAGGTGATGTCATTGTTGCCTGGCGCTGGATCCGTGATGCGCCGCCGGTCGGGTTCTTCCAGAAGTTCGGCGGTTTCACCGGCAATGTGGACCGCTGGCATTATTACTACCTGCATCTGCCGTCCATTGCCGTGATCGATTTCGGCAGCGCTGATGCGGCACTCAACCTGCCTGAAGACAAACGCCATGAAGGCGTGCGGGTGTTTGCGCTGCATTTCCTGACGCCGGTTGACGATACCAACACCATTGATCGCTGGATGCATTTGAGAAATGTTGCGATTGAAGATGAGAAAGTGTCTGAATCCATGGACGCCATGTTCCGGATCGCATTCAATGAGGACAAGGAGATCCTTGAAGCCATTCAGCTTGAGGAATTGAAGCCGCAATATCATCGCCCGGTGCGGCTGGCCTTTGACAAGGGGCCGAATGTATACCGCAGCCGCATTGAAAAGCTGCTGCAAGCTGAAGAGACGGGTAACGAGGGGTGGGCTCAATCTGAAACTGGATGA
- a CDS encoding amino acid synthesis family protein produces the protein MSSAKIRKIAVFVDEIHIEQGRQIDPPTRRACAVAVIDNPFAGKFVEDLADLMQVGEELGGYLGERAVTALGIAPVDAESYGKAALVGENGELEHAAAILHPKLGAPLRKAVEKGAALVPSSKKRGGMGTVLDVPLGHKDAAYVRSHFDGMEVRISDAPRANEILVAVAVTDSGRPLPRVGGLTKDEAKGEDGLR, from the coding sequence ATGAGCAGTGCAAAGATCAGGAAGATCGCCGTGTTTGTTGATGAGATTCACATTGAACAGGGCAGGCAGATCGACCCGCCGACACGGCGGGCCTGCGCGGTGGCGGTCATCGACAACCCGTTTGCCGGCAAGTTTGTCGAAGACCTTGCAGACCTGATGCAGGTCGGTGAAGAACTTGGCGGGTACTTGGGCGAAAGAGCCGTTACCGCACTGGGTATCGCCCCGGTCGACGCGGAAAGTTACGGCAAGGCCGCACTTGTCGGTGAAAACGGTGAACTGGAACACGCTGCCGCCATCCTGCATCCCAAGCTGGGCGCCCCGTTGCGCAAGGCGGTGGAAAAAGGCGCCGCACTGGTGCCGTCATCCAAGAAACGTGGTGGCATGGGTACGGTGCTCGACGTGCCGCTAGGCCACAAGGATGCAGCTTACGTACGCTCGCACTTTGACGGCATGGAAGTGCGCATTTCAGATGCGCCGCGCGCCAATGAAATTCTGGTGGCCGTCGCCGTGACCGATTCCGGGCGGCCGTTGCCGAGAGTGGGCGGGCTGACCAAGGATGAAGCAAAAGGTGAAGACGGTTTGCGCTGA
- a CDS encoding amino acid synthesis family protein, whose amino-acid sequence MPEVKVRKTVTGVEDVFHEGGPTAATPFRRGYILKVIENPYAGRYVEDIQPFMENLKPLGMQMAGDLIAAMGVEPSGIEGYGKGAIVGEAGEVEHGALWHAPGGYSMREHVPNSTAIVPSTKKVGGPGTRLDVPVTHVAASYVRSHFDAIEVGVEDAPRAGEMAVVLVMTTGARVHNRAGGLPASDIKGEDGLR is encoded by the coding sequence ATGCCTGAAGTGAAAGTCAGGAAGACCGTAACCGGCGTGGAGGATGTCTTCCATGAAGGTGGCCCGACGGCAGCAACGCCGTTTCGGCGCGGCTACATTCTGAAAGTGATCGAAAACCCCTATGCGGGCCGTTATGTCGAAGACATCCAGCCGTTCATGGAAAATCTCAAACCGCTGGGCATGCAGATGGCCGGCGACCTGATTGCCGCCATGGGTGTCGAGCCTTCAGGCATTGAGGGCTACGGCAAGGGCGCCATTGTCGGTGAGGCGGGGGAGGTCGAACACGGCGCCTTGTGGCATGCACCGGGCGGCTATTCCATGCGTGAACATGTGCCGAACTCCACCGCCATCGTGCCGTCAACCAAGAAGGTCGGCGGGCCGGGCACCCGGCTCGATGTGCCGGTCACCCACGTGGCGGCGTCTTATGTGCGTTCACATTTCGATGCCATTGAAGTGGGTGTGGAAGATGCGCCGCGCGCCGGTGAGATGGCAGTTGTGCTGGTGATGACCACAGGTGCCAGGGTGCACAACCGCGCCGGCGGCTTGCCGGCCAGCGATATCAAGGGAGAGGACGGGCTGAGATGA
- a CDS encoding UPF0280 family protein — protein sequence MSIQAAMLPDGKRLHLQHGPIDLIIEADGKPDQVSRAYTAARARFETVLGVLAEELPTLRSLMPQAGLEVSGPIASRMVAAVRPHWTSKVTPMAAVAGSVADEMLDAMCASADLSRAYVNNGGDIALHLADGQTFSIASANGPVAVHAADPVRGIATSGWRGRSFSFGIADSVTVLAATAAQADIAATLVANEVDLPRSIKVRRAPAAALYPDSDLGQRRVTVEVAELTDREVATALERGLEFAGRLQGRGLIVAATLGLNDEVRTLDAGSADAGPAMTGIRQHA from the coding sequence ATGAGTATTCAGGCCGCCATGTTGCCGGACGGAAAGCGCCTGCACCTGCAGCATGGCCCCATTGACCTGATCATCGAGGCCGATGGAAAGCCGGACCAGGTCAGCCGGGCCTATACGGCAGCCCGGGCGCGCTTCGAAACGGTGCTCGGCGTTCTGGCCGAGGAACTTCCGACGCTGCGCTCGCTGATGCCGCAAGCAGGTCTTGAGGTATCCGGTCCGATTGCAAGCCGCATGGTGGCGGCGGTTCGTCCGCACTGGACATCAAAGGTCACACCCATGGCAGCCGTGGCCGGCAGTGTTGCCGACGAAATGCTTGATGCCATGTGCGCAAGCGCCGACCTGTCACGGGCTTATGTGAACAATGGCGGCGACATTGCGCTGCATCTGGCCGATGGACAAACATTTTCGATTGCATCGGCAAACGGGCCGGTTGCTGTGCACGCGGCGGATCCGGTGCGCGGTATTGCAACTTCCGGCTGGCGTGGCCGCAGTTTTTCCTTTGGCATTGCCGACAGCGTGACGGTGCTGGCAGCCACTGCGGCCCAGGCCGATATTGCGGCAACGCTTGTTGCCAATGAGGTGGACTTGCCACGATCCATCAAGGTTCGCCGAGCGCCAGCTGCCGCGCTGTATCCCGACAGCGATCTGGGCCAGCGCCGGGTGACAGTCGAGGTGGCGGAACTGACGGACCGTGAGGTTGCAACGGCGCTGGAGCGCGGCCTGGAGTTTGCCGGCCGGTTGCAAGGCCGCGGTCTGATCGTGGCGGCGACGCTGGGGCTCAATGACGAAGTACGTACACTGGACGCAGGGTCTGCCGATGCAGGGCCTGCCATGACGGGGATCAGACAACATGCCTGA
- a CDS encoding 6-hydroxynicotinate reductase, which yields MAEPARQGDKIRCDACPVMCYIAPGRSGACDRYANEDGNLVRVDPLVIIDKTIEAGGEIVPFLDKGPDWDGEIINPDDSFVTAIGAGTTYPDYKPAPFIVSREVDGVDMITVVTEGIFSYCGVKVKIDTDRHLGPERSLVRVGDEPIGHVTTAEYGSQMLSLGGVHHLTGGGKKEGRVTCQALLDLCNGKPVEATIDEGSTIVIEAGAAPVVNGVREERMRVGCGSATVGMFASQWHGLVDEVVVVDDHITGVISEHQAGKVLDWQPTGIKIKGRRSTPGRYFQVADPGTGWGGTDVDDPLTILGDFNPKFAKAGQSLLMVSTTGEQFAYYELDDDLKPVARDMPERLLKSVGLIEENCEPALCTVLFMGGAGGSLRAGVTENPVKLTRSVKHALTRITCGGAPAYVWPGGGITIMSDVTQLPDNAFGYVPTPALVAPIEFTMRREDYEALGGHMKHVMPLEEASKGTKAIQNDHVLAGQTNTGSKSGVPWPTEPAHFGWSKKAGKS from the coding sequence ATGGCTGAACCGGCAAGACAGGGCGACAAGATCCGCTGCGACGCCTGCCCGGTAATGTGCTACATCGCGCCGGGCCGCTCCGGCGCGTGTGACCGCTACGCCAATGAAGACGGCAATCTGGTGCGGGTCGATCCGCTGGTGATCATCGACAAGACCATCGAGGCGGGCGGCGAAATCGTCCCGTTCCTCGACAAGGGTCCGGACTGGGACGGCGAGATCATCAATCCCGACGACAGCTTCGTCACTGCCATCGGTGCCGGCACGACCTATCCCGACTACAAGCCGGCCCCGTTCATCGTGTCGCGCGAGGTTGACGGTGTCGACATGATCACCGTCGTGACCGAGGGCATTTTCTCCTATTGCGGCGTCAAGGTGAAGATCGATACCGACCGCCATCTCGGCCCGGAGCGCAGCCTGGTGCGTGTCGGTGACGAACCCATCGGTCATGTGACCACGGCGGAATACGGCTCGCAAATGCTGTCGCTGGGCGGTGTGCACCATTTGACCGGCGGCGGCAAGAAGGAAGGCCGCGTCACCTGCCAGGCGCTGCTCGACCTGTGCAATGGAAAGCCGGTAGAGGCCACCATCGACGAAGGCTCGACAATCGTCATCGAGGCGGGTGCTGCACCGGTCGTAAACGGAGTCCGCGAAGAACGCATGCGGGTTGGCTGCGGCTCTGCCACGGTCGGCATGTTCGCCTCGCAATGGCACGGCCTGGTGGACGAGGTCGTGGTGGTCGACGATCACATCACCGGCGTCATCTCCGAACACCAGGCGGGCAAGGTTCTCGACTGGCAGCCGACCGGCATCAAGATCAAGGGCAGGCGGTCGACGCCGGGCCGCTATTTCCAGGTGGCTGACCCGGGCACCGGCTGGGGCGGTACCGATGTGGACGATCCCCTGACCATATTGGGGGATTTCAATCCGAAGTTCGCTAAAGCAGGCCAGTCGCTGCTGATGGTGTCGACAACCGGCGAGCAGTTTGCCTATTACGAACTCGACGACGATCTCAAGCCTGTCGCCCGTGACATGCCCGAGCGGTTGCTGAAATCCGTCGGCCTGATTGAGGAAAACTGCGAACCTGCCCTGTGCACGGTGTTGTTCATGGGCGGTGCGGGCGGATCGCTCAGGGCAGGTGTGACCGAAAACCCGGTCAAGCTGACCCGCTCGGTCAAGCATGCACTGACCCGGATTACCTGTGGCGGTGCGCCGGCCTATGTCTGGCCCGGCGGCGGTATCACCATCATGTCGGATGTCACGCAGTTGCCGGACAATGCCTTCGGCTACGTGCCTACACCGGCCCTTGTTGCGCCGATTGAATTCACCATGCGCCGGGAAGATTATGAAGCGCTCGGCGGCCATATGAAGCACGTCATGCCGCTGGAAGAAGCGAGCAAGGGTACCAAGGCCATTCAGAACGACCATGTGCTGGCCGGCCAGACCAATACCGGCTCCAAGTCCGGCGTGCCGTGGCCCACGGAGCCTGCGCATTTCGGCTGGTCAAAGAAGGCGGGCAAGTCATGA